One Psychrosphaera aestuarii DNA window includes the following coding sequences:
- a CDS encoding DUF4097 family beta strand repeat-containing protein — MINVKKALLKFSLVAACIAFSASVLAGERIDETLAAEKDGRVAIEVMTGLVSIKSWDKAEVKVIGELDGKAEGYVFERNGNRIIFKVKMPKQTWGSWKDTSGELTFYVPKQSELRFEGVNVSVDAQEIVGGAKINTVNGDITATKLEKRVELETVNGKITSRELSGRLTITTVNGEIDDKGSQGEAEITTVNGEINTNIVSSDLAITNVNGGMNLSLSGVEELEISTVNGDIKLDYVYDKKGKVVISAVSGEIDLYVPADISARFNIETHAGGDINNKLTNQQSTKNRYGPGESLEFETGSGHIKFEMNTVNGDISILKKR, encoded by the coding sequence ATGATAAATGTAAAAAAAGCGTTATTAAAGTTTAGCTTGGTCGCCGCCTGTATCGCGTTTTCTGCGAGTGTTTTAGCTGGCGAAAGAATTGATGAGACGTTGGCAGCTGAGAAAGATGGTCGGGTTGCGATAGAGGTTATGACAGGCCTTGTTTCCATAAAAAGCTGGGATAAGGCAGAAGTAAAAGTCATTGGTGAATTAGACGGCAAAGCTGAAGGCTATGTATTTGAGCGCAATGGCAATCGAATTATATTCAAAGTTAAGATGCCTAAACAAACTTGGGGTAGCTGGAAAGACACAAGTGGTGAGCTCACGTTTTACGTTCCTAAGCAGAGTGAGTTGAGGTTTGAAGGCGTAAATGTTTCCGTTGATGCACAAGAAATCGTTGGTGGCGCAAAAATCAATACGGTTAATGGCGACATAACGGCGACTAAATTAGAGAAGCGAGTTGAACTCGAAACCGTTAACGGCAAAATTACCAGTCGAGAGTTATCAGGGCGATTAACTATAACTACAGTAAATGGTGAAATAGACGATAAAGGTAGCCAAGGCGAGGCCGAAATTACGACTGTAAATGGTGAGATTAATACCAACATAGTTTCTAGCGACTTAGCGATTACCAATGTAAATGGTGGCATGAACCTTTCGTTAAGTGGAGTTGAAGAGTTGGAGATTAGTACTGTTAACGGTGACATCAAGCTTGATTATGTTTACGACAAAAAAGGTAAAGTTGTTATATCGGCGGTAAGTGGTGAAATTGATTTATATGTCCCAGCAGATATTTCTGCAAGGTTTAATATTGAAACACATGCCGGTGGTGACATTAACAATAAACTAACAAACCAGCAGTCAACTAAAAATCGATATGGCCCTGGAGAATCGCTGGAATTTGAAACAGGTAGCGGCCATATTAAATTTGAAATGAACACGGTGAATGGCGATATAAGCATCCTAAAAAAACGCTAA